The genome window AGCTGTATAGCACGGCTTATTTGCTCGCTACCGTATAAAATAGTGAGTTCTTTTGCTTTATTGACATTTAATAGAACCAGGTTTTTCGCTTTTTCAATTGAAAGCTCACAGATACTTGAAGCCTGTTTCGCGACAAGCTCAAGCTCAGCTTCATTCCAGCCATGCTGGGCAGATTCAGCCACATCAATGGCTAATGAAATAAGCTGGGTATTTTTTTCTGATAATCGGTTATTAAGATAATCATTCAGCAAATCGCCTAAAGCCCAGTCATGACACAAAGCTTTGGTTAAGTCGACAATCCTGAACCCTAAGACCTTCAGTTCTGCTTGGGTGGATTCATTATCTTTTTGTAAATCATTGAGTAAGACCTGACTTTCTTTATCAGCAAATGCCCAAAAAGCCATATAGCCCAGACGCGAAAGTAACGTTGCTATAAAGATATCTTCAGCATCATTGCGCTTTAAATGCTTAGCAAATTCTCGTGCCTGAGTAGCAGCATGAAAAGCAAATGCCATTTCTTGTATCAGTTGTGTACGCTGTTCACCTGCTTGTAAATTGTCAATCAGGGCCATTGACAGGGTTAAGACCTTGATTTGCTCAAAGCCCATGACCATGACTGCACGAGATACCGTGCTGATACTGTGCTTGGTTGGATTGAAATGAACAGTATTAACCGCTTTTAAAACCCGGCTGGTCAAAGAGGCATCTTGAAGAATAATATTGGCAACATCTGACGCTGAACTTTTTCCACTATTTAGAGCTTTTGTGACGTTGGCAACCGTTCCCGAAAAGATCGGCATATCCACTTCACTAAGTTGTTTGACCCAATTAGAAAGTGCAGCGTTTTCCATTCAAAATTAATCCAAAGACTTTTTCTGATTAGCTACACCATGTGGCACATGGCCTGTAGCGACGTGCTCAAGCGCTGATTGACAATGCTTTTCTTGATCATCAAAAAATATGTCAGCGCCAAATGATTTTAAAAATGGTCCTTTGTCCATGCCACCTAGAAATATTGCTTCGTCGATACGGATCTCCCAAGCCCTTAGCGTTCTGATAACACGTTCATGTGCTGGTGCAGATCGCGCAGTTACCAGTGCTGTTCTAATCGGTGAAGCATTTTCGCCATATTCCGTCTGAATTTGATTTAGCGCCATTAAAAAATCTTTAAACGGCCCACCAGGCAGAGGTTCACGTGCGGTCTGTTGTTCATTTTCAGTAAATGCTTTTAATCCCTTTTCTTTGAAAATTCGCTCCGAATCGTCAGAGAACAGAACGGCATCACCATCAAATGCAATTCTAAGTTGATCGCTATCATTATTATTCCTAATGTGTGAAGGCAGAATTGT of Methylophaga marina contains these proteins:
- a CDS encoding HDOD domain-containing protein, with the translated sequence MENAALSNWVKQLSEVDMPIFSGTVANVTKALNSGKSSASDVANIILQDASLTSRVLKAVNTVHFNPTKHSISTVSRAVMVMGFEQIKVLTLSMALIDNLQAGEQRTQLIQEMAFAFHAATQAREFAKHLKRNDAEDIFIATLLSRLGYMAFWAFADKESQVLLNDLQKDNESTQAELKVLGFRIVDLTKALCHDWALGDLLNDYLNNRLSEKNTQLISLAIDVAESAQHGWNEAELELVAKQASSICELSIEKAKNLVLLNVNKAKELTILYGSEQISRAIQLPDYLDEHHEKTDVPDVNNHNKKLEADFDYLMKVSQEMVQALEDIPLPSINIMLEMTLEGLIRGLAMDRAIFMILNEAKTDLICKSVLGEQTEYLKQRLTITLDKNPAFSLCVEQRHAVFVSVDEAGQLSKQIQTTLGNPPHLLMPVVVKNKVIGIFMADRHQTQREISQQEFIAFQQFCQQTNMGISFLAIQG
- a CDS encoding 5'-nucleotidase, whose product is MDTKPLVLAISSRALFDLDESHRIYEDQGTEAYCRYQIENEDVPLAPGGAFSLVRKLLALNDNNPNTPKVEIILLSRNSADTGLRVFNSIQHHGLAITRAVFTSGSSPYRYVAPFNAHLFLSTSPEDVGMALEAGIAAATILPSHIRNNNDSDQLRIAFDGDAVLFSDDSERIFKEKGLKAFTENEQQTAREPLPGGPFKDFLMALNQIQTEYGENASPIRTALVTARSAPAHERVIRTLRAWEIRIDEAIFLGGMDKGPFLKSFGADIFFDDQEKHCQSALEHVATGHVPHGVANQKKSLD